One genomic region from Magallana gigas chromosome 3, xbMagGiga1.1, whole genome shotgun sequence encodes:
- the LOC105334834 gene encoding T-box transcription factor TBX3 isoform X2, which translates to MYEDDIISQRARAFPLGHGLMPTPQAFSFGFPMHPAHDPMGLTSQSQQFGGYPPLSSHSDHKRMLGPAQGDTMDKNIKITLENRDLWSKFHSIGTEMIITKTGRRMFPTLKVNLEGLDPHSKYILLIDIVPVDDCRYKYHNSEWVVTGKAEPHMPGRLYIHPDSPASGSHWMKQPMSFHKLKLTNNNLDQNGHIILNSMHKYQPRVHVVQANDIFTMRWNSFNTYAFEETVFIAVTAYQNEQITQLKIDNNPFAKGFRDNGMGRRDHRLSMKRPAGEDSISEIGKDNFAKKIKMEDEGHERKISSRIKSEDENDSIPPTPESHHADGLDGDLQPLHPKTSPVNGSTTGPLKATSPTQSATLQQTHCQYMSSAAKSYSQSCMASSNDQLYYPHHSPINRTSPASSFLPVSTTSGLLQPVSSSLDLHNVNPQMQSCRLPQQTSDCALRQPSGHLPSSHNYGIRTTPPTQHPSLPSCTYMQPAQPYPTHLAPNVHMMNMNFTGPMA; encoded by the exons gtcAGAGCCAGCAATTTGGAGGATACCCTCCTCTCTCCTCCCATTCTGACCACAAGAGGATGCTGGGTCCGGCTCAAGGGGACACTATGGACAAGAACATTAAAATCACCCTGGAAAACCGCGACCTCTGGAGCAAATTCCATAGCATCGGCACAGAAATGATCATCACCAAAACTGGAAG GCGAATGTTTCCCACCCTGAAAGTGAATTTGGAGGGCCTGGACCCCCACTCTAAGTACATCCTTCTGATTGACATTGTGCCCGTGGACGACTGTCGCTACAAGTACCACAACTCAGAGTGGGTGGTCACCGGAAAAGCGGAACCACACATGCCCGGACGCCTCTACATCCACCCCGACTCCCCGGCCTCCGGCTCCCACTGGATGAAGCAGCCAATGAGCTTCCACAAGCTGAAACTGACCAACAACAATCTGGACCAGAATGGACAC ATAATTCTGAACTCCATGCACAAGTACCAGCCTCGAGTTCATGTAGTACAAGCCAATGATATCTTTACGATGAGGTGGAATTCTTTCAACACGTACGCGTTCGAAGAGACTGTCTTCATCGCAGTCACGGCATACCAAAACGAACAG atcaCCCAGTTGAAAATTGACAACAACCCATTTGCTAAAGGCTTTCGCGACAACGGCATGGGAAGAAG AGATCATCGTTTGAGCATGAAGCGTCCTGCAGGGGAAGACAGTATCTCTGAGATTGGCAAAG ataattttGCCAAGAAGATAAAAATGGAAGACGAAGGACATGAGAGGAAAATATCAAGCAGGATTAAATCTGAGGACGAGAACGACTCTATTCCTCCCACCCCAGAGTCTCATCACGCCGACGGACTGGATGGCGACCTACAGCCCCTCCACCCCAAGACCTCGCCAGTCAATGGAAGTACGACCGGGCCACTAAAAGCAACAAGTCCAACTCAGAGTGCTACCTTGCAACAAACTCATTGTCAATACATGAGCAGTGCCGCCAAATCTTATTCTCAATCGTGTATGGCGTCATCAAACGACCAGCTCTACTACCCGCATCACTCTCCCATTAACCGCACATCTCCCGCCAGCTCTTTCTTGCCCGTGTCCACCACTTCCGGTTTATTACAACCGGTTTCTTCAAGTTTAGATTTACACAACGTCAATCCTCAAATGCAGTCTTGTCGTCTGCCCCAACAGACCAGCGATTGCGCACTTCGTCAACCATCCGGGCATTTACCGAGTAGCCATAACTATGGAATCCGTACTACCCCGCCTACTCAACATCCCTCTCTGCCATCTTGCACCTATATGCAGCCGGCACAACCTTATCCAACTCACCTTGCTCCAAATGTTCACATGATGAACATGAACTTTACCGGACCAATGGcctga